The genomic segment TATTAAACTCTGGTAGCTGGTTTAATTACAAATTCCATACAACGACATTTGAAAAggtaacttaaataatttcttatattttaattgtattatttatgttgtattaatgtaaatattatttttttacggtTGTATTAtactattttataaaattttgttactaatgacTCTTTATAATTATTTCAAAGTTGCACGCCTCgacagtacatatatatattaaattaataataataataataatatttataataataataatttatttttattcaataataataataataataatataatttacttaGAAGTCTGATTTTAGTAATCAAATTAAGTTTTaaggtaacaaaaattttatatgtagtaaaaaaattttgagaaatataaatttatcttGTAAATTGTTCATTTGTTTctgtttattatatttttttattaattttaaatttttttatacacttaattaattgttaaaattgttaatataagaaactaatatatttgaaaattctaaTTACACACgtttaaaaatctaaattttaaatctaAGTCATAACaattttttgtattaaattTTGTTATGATTGTATACATTATGTCATTTTTTTTGGTGCAGACATGGATACTGTGAGAGGCTTACTGTATGTAGGTGGCTATGTCATTATTGAAGATGGTAGGGTTGGATATAGTATCCCCGCGACAAGGCCCATTAAAATCTCTCGGTCTATTACATTTTCTCAATTGGTGAATTTTGTGCATCGGAAGCTGGATATCGACCCATCAAAATTCTGCATCAAGTTGTCAACGAAATATTGTTATAGCTCGTTGGCTCGTTACAATGAAGAGCATGTCTATATCACAGATGATGATAGTCTACAATTTATGTTTGAGTTGCCGACACTGGATTGCATGTACTTGTATGTTGATTCATCGCCAGTGTTACAGAACGTAAGTGATTACGATTTTGATGCAGTCATGCCAGTAATAACGCAAGGTTTGGAAACAATAGGTTTGAATGAAGCGGGACCTTCTATGTATCACATCGATGAACAGTCAGGGCATACATACTCTGGGATCGACACTGGTCCTTGGGATCACCATATCACGGCTGACACTGAAGAAGACTATGCATGGGGGATGAATACAACACGAGAATGGGATTTTACTTCAAGAGGTTGGGATCATCATATCACGGGTCCATCAGGAGTTGATGTCGCATGGGGTTCTAGTAGAACAGGTCAATTGGATGCAAATATTCCCGCCCCAATTACAGAACACATGCCTGAGCAAGATGATTTATTCGGGGACAGTTCGTATCATGTCATGAATAGCAATGATGATTTGTATGCTACATCAAGTGACGGAGAAGATGATCATCATGTTGACAATGCAAATGAAGGGACATCGGCGCGTGTGTTAATGTCTGGAGCAACAATGACAGAGAACATTCCTATTGCACCGGAGCAACATTTACGTGAAATTCCTCAATTTTTCAATGAAGTCTATCATGAACAAATTCCAGATTCATTTGGTATTCCTTCTGCATCACGAACAAACTTTTACAATCCTGAAAGGCCAGAGCTCGGTGTAAAAATGGTTTTTAATAGCAAAGGTGAGTTAATAGCTTCTGTGAAGGATTTTTCTGTTCGGGTTTTGAGACGTGAATATATCGTTGTCGAAAGTTCTCCGACAATTTGGAAGGTCAAATGCAAGAACTGGTCCGAAGGTGGCAATTGTGGGTGGGGACTTCGAGCATCGTTCAAAAAAAGTTTAGGCTACTTcatgatcacaaaatatggtGGTGATCACACATGCATGTCTACCCAAGTCGATATAGATCACCACAACCTTGACGTAAACATGATAGCCAATACACTTTTGGGAATCGTACGTTGTGATCCTGCATACGAAATCAAATatgtgcaagaaaatattaaagaaaaatatggtTATGATATATCGTATGCTAAGGCATGGCAGAGTTTGAAACGCGCGGTGGAGTTAGTCTATGGCACATGGGAAAGCTCTGTAACTTTGCTTCCTAAATATATGGGAGCTTTGTCGAAGTATAATCCAGGAACTGTTGTAGAATGGAAGCATCTTCGACCGTATGACCATCCACATaaagttttgaactttgtgtttTGGGCATTCAGACCATGTATAGATGGTTTTCGACATTGTCGCAACGTAATCAGTGTAGACGGTACCCATATGTACACCAAATATAAGCACAAACTACTCATAGCAGTAACATTGGATGCCAATAACCAAGTTTTGCCGCTAGCATTTGCGCTTGTtgatgaataaaattatgagtcTTGGCATTGGTTCCTCGGTAATGTTGCACGACATGTTACCAGAGGGTGTAGTGGTGTGTGCCTTATATTTGATAGACATGCGGGTATAACAAGTGCATTTCAAGATCTCCCTGACTTCAAGCCTCCTCTTGGTGTTCATCGTTTCTGTTTGAGGCATGTTTGTTCTAATTTCAACAGCAGGTTCAAAAACATTcatttaaaagacttatgttgGGAAGCAGGGATACAACACCAAGTATCAAAATTTAATGCGACAATGGAGgcaattaaaacaaataatGCAGCAGCTTTCACGTATTTGTCAaacatttcaaaagaaaaatggtCATTGGCTCATGATGGTGGTTGGCGCCGAGGGATAATGACGACGAACATGTCTGAGTGTATTAATGGTGTGTTGAAAGGGGCGCGACGTCTTCCAATAACTGCGATAGTCGAGATGAGCTTTCAGCGTTGCGTGAATTATTTCATTCAACGGCGAGCTCGAAGTGATAAGATGCTGGAAAAAAATCAACCATGGACCGACTATGCATACTCTAAATTTGATATGTGGTCAAAAAAGTCAATTGAACATCGAGTTGTAAGATTTGACCAAAGGGATAAAACAGCATCCGTCGCAACAGGAGGAAGACCGGGTCGTCAACATCACGTACAAGCTGTGAACATTTCTACGCGTGATTGCACCTGTGGTAAATTCACAATATTTGGAATACCTTGTTCACATGTTATATGTGCAGCGAAATGGTTTGGTTTGAATCCCGCACAGCTTGTACAACCATGGTTTACATTGAGCGAATACGTGAACACATACGATGGAAGATTCTACCCTATTCATGATGAACAATATTGGGATGAACCTACATTCCAATTACGACACAATGGTGTTCGTCGACAACGGAGGCATGCTGGTAGAGATCGAACGACACGCATAAGAAACGAGATGGACCAGCCATCAACGAGGGAGAGACAACGTGGGAGGTAAAACATCTACAATAAcgtattgtattttatttttaaaccataacatgtgaagttattaatgtaattacaaaattgtgtataaaaattttgtatttattaataattcttGTTCATTGCAGGTAGGTGCAGGTGAGAAGATCGAGTTATGGTGCAAAATAATTATGTTTGTGACGTAGATTTTACAATTTAGTATTGTATTGTTATGACAATTCAGTGTTGTATTGTTATGAAGATTTTTTACTATGTAGTTTGTTGACATACCCTGACTTGATTTAGCAATTATACTTATGTTTTTCATTACTATAAATTTATCCGTAAATTTATTCGTAAAAGAATAATAAATCACAATCAATACAGTCcacaattttaaaaagtcaataATACAAAAGTAGTATACGAATGTTGAAAAAATATGTTGCAGCAACAACTTGtagttaaaataaaaaaattgctaaACATACAACAATACGATGTAAGTAATTGTGTATATCTAAATAAATAGTTAATGTCGATGGTAACGATGCCCCCCAGTGCCACACGGTGGTCTCCTGATTACTCTACGTCCACGACCTAACATATGTTCATCATCTCCATGAGTACTTGTTTGTCCTGCAGATGTACTGGTATCTGCAATGTTCCCACCAACCTCAAACCCTTCTGGATCAGAATATTGTGGAAATGGTATGGGCGACGGGTTAAAAGTAGGGCGACTCTCATTCATATCCGGTCGAAAGTCACTTTGTAGAAATTGTGTAAAACTGCCAACAATTAGAGTGTAGTAACCAGTGTCATACGATGGCAAGCTTGAAACCACTGGCGGAGTAGTGTATGCCATATTTGAAGATGATGGTCTGGGTTCAAACTCATTTCCTGTCCACATCGGTGGATATTGCACATGAGCTGGGCGTGCCTGTGACATAGATGCATATGTTATGTAACACATATTTAATACAACAAATTATATTCACGTACATATATAGATAAATTTACGTTCATATGtagataaataaaacatttcttACGATAAATTGTCGGTAGTTTGAATCAACAGGATGATAGCCCATGATGTTCGAAGGTACCACTGGCGGCGAGAGCACTATCTGTGAAATGCGATAATACCAACAATATAGTCCACTAGTGATGGCGGGCGTACCAGGTATGACATAGTCTCCACCAATCACAAAATTATATCTATCATTCCACATTTCTACAAAATCCGCGTGATATGTCGCCCAATCGAAGTTGTTCCGGCCTTGTCGAGTCAGCCTATGGAAATTGTCGAAGTTAGTAGCAGGTGGCGGAATACCCTGACGCATTCTGAACTGTCGGAGACACTGCTCTGGTCTATGCATCTCAACGATATGAAAATTAATCAATGCGCATGCCGACCGACATAGATGAATGCTATTTTCATCCAGGATTCTGCCAAACTCCGGAGACTCCATATCATAAACTGTCCATAGAAATTGAAGCAAATGAAATGAAAAAAAGATTAGCaatttcataatatataaataagattaaaattgtaaaaaaatttcaaactctaAACAACTAATTTATATATCTACCTGTCCTTCTACCATCCTGTCAAGCATATCTCTCATTATACGGACCGAATGCTGGGCCGTGTGTGTCCAAGAAAATCCGCGTCTCCACCTGTAATTTATAAAAGTACAcaatattttcatttaaaaaaataagaaataataatattaaattttaactattttttaTTAGTACCGTGCGCCGTATGGTGGGAATGGTAGACCCTGCTCTTCTGAAATAGATACCTGTTGAGCTATATCAGGGCAAAGAAGAATAATCCTAGACCACACCCAAATCTGCAATAACATACAACAGAAATAGTCAAATCATAAGAAAAAAAGTACAAAAAATATAATGACCGTATAAATGTACAAATACCTGCAATATCTGAACTGGGCCACACAAATCGACCTTCAAACTCATTGATGTGTCGCACAACTCTCTATAAAGATATGCCAACACAGCAGAACCTAGCTGTACGTATTCACAAATTCTATGTCCTCAAGGAACTGCAAATACATAAGTTTCACAGCAGCACCTTCCGAGTCCGGAAACATACATCCACCAATGATCATTAATGCAACACAACGAGAATATTGTGTCACCTCCTCTTCAGTGCTCTCGTCATTAACCATATTATTTAGGCAATGGTCTAGCAAAGcggtcagataaagatgtgcaccTTTAATCTGAGAAGATGTGGGCGTAAAACCCAACCAAGTAGCGCAGCGCTGTTGTAAAGTATGTTTATTGTACGCGATATCTACACCAATGATGGGAATGCCATCAATATTCAACCCCCAAATAAGGGCAACGTCCTGCAGGGTGATTGTTGCCTCGCCCACGGTTAGGTGAAATGTGTGTGTCTCACGACGCCATCTCTCAACAATGGCTGTAAGCAAATGattatcataatatttaatAGGACCACACTGAATGACACCATAGAAGCCCATGCGTACAAGACATAGGCGGACACGGAGGTGAATCCCAGCATTAAGCAATCTccaaagacatttgtctgaCCGGCGTGACGAAATTATTGCATTCATATTTTCAGCGTTGATATTAGTAGATATATGTCTATCCCGCAAATACAACACATTCTCCGTATTTTCAGCCATCTTACAAACAATAAATCATTAGTTAATAGTTATTTATTAGTAatagttatttgttataaaatatatacattagcaatagttatttattataaaaaatataacatgtaattacaataaataaattagtaatacttatttattataataaatacattagtAATAGTTATAAAACGTATAcatttattgtaattaaattaagtatacttattattatataattaatattataagtatttgaataaaaaaattacttcatGGAATTAATATATAGGTATTAATGTtatacaattaatattttaattattcagtattaatattttaatacgtgATGCAATTAATATATAAGTAATAACAAAATTACGTGAGTcgattaatattaatatataagtaTTAAAATTATACAATATAAAAGTATTAATATGTacgtattaatattattttataattataaatatataagaaTCAAAAtagttattatatattataataatttaaataatataatttatattacaACTAATTCTAATAATACAATTAATACAgtgttattatttataatttttgtaaataaattaagtatagttattattattacttaaaactaaaatttcaaCTTAGTTAAATAAAGCTATAATTTGTCCAACAACAACACCGGAGCACTAGGGATTTTTCCTCAACAAAACCATAGcagtatttatatattttaccGAAAATTTTGTTGGTACTAAATGGTATTATTCATGTGTTGTCAAAGCTTTATTTTCAAACGAtggattttttttcttctagCTAATAATTAGAATAGAAAGATTGACAGTATTTTTTTTTCCCCCCCAAATATTGTTCTTCTAAGTTCTATGTTGTGAAATTTAGCAATGTATCCCTTCTCTGCTTAAATTTTTGTGtataaatatataacataatctaattaacttagctctaattattTATGATCTATGTGGAATAATACTTATTTATAACATGTAATtccaataatataatttataattattgtAATAAAATTAagtatagttattattattacttaaaaCTATTACGATGCGGTCATAAAGTTCTCGGTATCCAATAAGTACAATAAtacaattaataatataattattgtgattacttaaaattattataattaactgacaataataaatataataaacaaaaaaataattcaaagactTACGTACGCTAAATGCACTGAAGTCGCCGAATGAAATTCTCGCAAAATCGGAATAACTAGCTGAATGAAAGTGAGAccgaaggaaaaaaaaaattgatgcgAATGAAAGAAATTCTCCTGGAAGGTGCTCAATTTAAAGGGGTGAGAGCCACAGATTATTAGAATCCGTGACCATAATAATCCGTGACAGTCTGCCACGGATTCAGAATCCGTGGCAGACTGTCACGGATTCCATGAATCTGTGACACGGATTCCATGAATCTATAATAATCCGTGACAGTCTGCCACGGATTCAGAATCCGTGGCAGACTGTCACGGATTCCATGAATCTGTGACACGGATTCCATGAATCTGTGACTTTGGTCACAGATTCTTAGAATCCGTGACCACtgcttttccttttttttttagtttttaattttttttttaaaaatgtcagAATCCGGGACAGTGAGTCCCGGATtgcaatatttttgtaaaactcCCCACTTTgccacattattataatgaattaattaatttataatattttttaaaaaaagccctCGATTGGGACCTATTACAAGGGGAGAGGCGAGCTTACGAACGGGCCAACAGCTCAAGCTCAAATCCAACGATTatttatatcatatttatttacatatttattatataaagtaaaataaatttcaaatatctcaatTATTATATGAACTTGAAATTCATCGTAATTAAATAAAGTACTACATAAACATGGAAATAGTGAGTCTGAAAActacaaaaaatatttaaaattcatgaatttgaaatttatcattCCAAATATAACCTTATAGTTATTGTGATAAATATGTGTCAAATGTACTCTCTTAAGCCTAGGGGTGAGCAAAATTTCGGTTAAACCGAATTAATCGATCGAACCGAGCCAATTCAGAAATtcggttttcaaatttaaaaactCGGTTATATCAattaattcggttcggttaaagttttcaaaattttgagatcggttaactgaattaaccgatataataaatactattatttaataaatttttattatttatcaatttttatatatttaaatttttaattttaaaatcaaccatAATTCTAAACGCCTTGGCTTTCTCGTTCTCACTTCTTTATTCTCCACTCTTGACTTCATCCGTCGCCCACCCATCTCTTGTCACCGGTCGAGACAATGCTCGTtcatgttattttataaaaaaaacatatattaattgtattcaaacaaaatctatatatttgtgatgtgtgtgattttatatttttatgtatttgtgtAGACTCTAGTGTTcaataaaaattacatatataattaaagttaaatcataatttttttaaagctaaTCGGTTAATTCGCTCGGTGACATGGTCTTGTTTTGTTAGACAATCTTATCTGACATGGTCAGATTTGGTGAGTCACAAGTTGAGCGGACTTAAGATTAAAATTTGGGTTTTGGAACTCGATATCTCGTTCTTTTATGGAAATTGATAATTAATGTCACTAGATCATTGACCTTGTCAAGTGCTTACACATATTAGTTTCAATTATAACTATTACCTTTAGCTTTCTTTTGTTAATGTGTGTACATGCACTTTATTTCATATATAGGGCAGGAGGCTTAAATGGCATAgcatttaacataaaaattgtttAATGAATATCGTATTAAATGGTTTGGAAGTACATTCATTATATTATATGCTAAATGCACTTTTAATGTCTATTAATTTTACAACTATGAACatgtcattaaaaaaaatataactaATCCCAAATTGCCCAAAAAAACTTCCAggaggtctcttgtgagatggtctcacgaatctttacatGTGAGATGAATCAactttatcgatattcacaataaaaagtaatattttttcatgaatgacccaaataagatatctatctcacaaaatacgatctgttagaccgtctcacacaaatttttgccttcataaattatgtttacataaaatatatttttcttgtaataaaaacaatatttttttaaaaaaaaattgttaatttaAAGTGGAGACATATGGGAAATCACAAGCCATGCGGTAGAAAAACATGCGTCATTCACGTCGTGCCAACAAACCTACGCACCTTTAGtgaaaaaagagaagaaatAATAGAATAAATTACTCGagggattaaaaaaaaatgccATCTTTATAAATGTACGAGAAGCAAATTTCAGTTTCCCATTTTTGTCTTTGGTTGGTCTGAAGACAATTATCAAAGAATCACTTGTCTGATTTTCTGGAATGCCAGCCGTATATTCTTCATAGAGAATTTCTCCAGAGGGTTCCTCCACAAACTGTCCAAACAACTCCAtacaggttttttttttttgagatcaTTGGTATTTATTTTTGAGTTTTGCCCATCGATTACTCGGCTGTAAATTTCATTTCTTGATTGTTGTGATATTATTTCATGGCGtggaatgaaatttttttttatgtatacgtaattatttattgtttgtGGAATGAAATCTTGGATTCAAGATTACGTAGGACTGTGGAAAGTTCGTAGATAATGTGTCCTATGTCTTGTATTAAGCTTGAAGTTTTATAGTGTGAATCGAATCAAATTTGAAAGAAAGATGAAATTTTGTTGGAAAGATTTTTGTTGGGTCCTACATCTCATTTGGTTTGGCATTGcgtaataattttaattttctaatTTCTTGCTAGGATCCAGGGAGGACCAACGAAACTTCACTTTGGTTGATACGAGAGTGGTggcaaaatattatattattatatattgattTTCTTAAAGAGAGAGTATCTGATATAAATCACAAAAAATGGATTCGCCCGATGCAAACAACCAGTCAGAAAGTTCTGCGAAATCTCTGATGGATAATTTGTTGGGGCTGCTTAGAATTCGGGTCAAAAGAGGCATCAATCTTGCTGTCCGTGATGTCCGAAGCAGTGATCCCTACGTTGTTGTGAAGATGGGCAGACAGGTTCTTTTGTTCAAACTTTTCTTCATCAATCACGTGTGAATCTCTGGATttaggattgggttgtgttgtCCTTTTTCTTGTGTTTTTTCATGTGGGTTTTGATATCATTGCTTATTTTCTGTGGTTGTATTGATTGTTTAGTAAAGTTGCATTCTTGATCTCCTTCTTCTTGTACGTTTTTTTAGCATTTGATGTGCGTTTTTGTGTTCTTTGCTTGTATATTTGTAATGTTTGTCAATTCGTTTAGATGCCCTTTTGTTTCATCTTGGCAGTTTGATGAATTATGGTGGTTGATTTtatttctccttttttttcGTCCATGTCCTTTTACacttttttcttctttcttttttgaTTTGTGTTATCTTGGATTCTGAATGAAGGTGCATTTATGGATGTTTCATTCAATTGGATGTGTCAACTTATTAGGTGATGAAATATTTAAGGCCACTCACCCAAAAAGTTAATTTCCATGTTCAAACATTTTGATCATCTAGTCGAACTATATGGTAATAAAACCATGGTTTTATAAGCTGAATTTGACGAAAATATGTGCAGTAGTTCTTGTAAAGCTTACAGCGTTCCTTGTCCATTGACGGAAGTTTCTTGATGTTCTTACTAATTTAGATAAATTACACAACTTAGCAGCCTGTAACCAGAATGCTTCAATTATTTCGCACGTCCTTGCATTCAGTTTTTTGCATTTCAAGTTTCTGGAATCATTATTTTATAGATAGATATATTTTACAGAAGTTGAAGACTCGGGTTATCAGAAAGGATGTAAATCCAGAATGGAACGAAGACTTGACACTTTCCATTTCGAATCCTAGTATTCCAATTACGCTGGTGAGAACTCATCTGTACTCACCTTTGGCCTATAGATTATAAGTAAATGCTATAGCTGGTTCCATTTTTGGAAACTGTTTAGATATCATTTGTCCAGTCTCGACTTTCTTCGAGAAGTACTTTTGTTTTTCATTTCCCATTTGAGAGTCTTTAAATCAACACAAATCTGCAAAAATCATATACATTAATTTTCTACCACGGAAATTATCCGGTTTGCTGCCCTGTGGCTATGCATGGTTGACGTCGAAGCTTTAGATgcaaatctttcttttaaaaaattgtattCGAAATCTTGAAGCATAAGAAGAGAACAACAATCC from the Primulina tabacum isolate GXHZ01 chromosome 16, ASM2559414v2, whole genome shotgun sequence genome contains:
- the LOC142530186 gene encoding uncharacterized protein LOC142530186 is translated as MDTVRGLLYVGGYVIIEDGRVGYSIPATRPIKISRSITFSQLVNFVHRKLDIDPSKFCIKLSTKYCYSSLARYNEEHVYITDDDSLQFMFELPTLDCMYLYVDSSPVLQNVSDYDFDAVMPVITQGLETIGLNEAGPSMYHIDEQSGHTYSGIDTGPWDHHITADTEEDYAWGMNTTREWDFTSRGWDHHITGPSGVDVAWGSSRTGQLDANIPAPITEHMPEQDDLFGDSSYHVMNSNDDLYATSSDGEDDHHVDNANEGTSARVLMSGATMTENIPIAPEQHLREIPQFFNEVYHEQIPDSFGIPSASRTNFYNPERPELGVKMVFNSKGELIASVKDFSVRVLRREYIVVESSPTIWKVKCKNWSEGGNCGWGLRASFKKSLGYFMITKYGGDHTCMSTQVDIDHHNLDVNMIANTLLGIVRCDPAYEIKYVQENIKEKYGYDISYAKAWQSLKRAVELVYGTWESSVTLLPKYMGALSKYNPGTVVEWKHLRPYDHPHKVLNFVFWAFRPCIDGFRHCRNVISVDGTHMYTKYKHKLLIAVTLDANNQVLPLAFALVDE